A single genomic interval of Celeribacter indicus harbors:
- a CDS encoding phosphatidate cytidylyltransferase gives MTRPLPDIEIAPKKSKWRDLMPRVLSAIVMIALGLGAILSGHAAFRGLVIVAGLIGLWELTNMYRLRRDAFGFGGKDALALGGYALILLLGCLGLVKLSAEGGRAVLLYAIGLVVVTDSLGYLVGKAVGGPKFWPRVSPKKTWAGILGGWVGVGLLASWAHRFMPEEFVRYWFFITVSVALSFASQMGDMVESALKRRMGVKDSSNIIPGHGGVLDRFDALLALGALYYILAMIFG, from the coding sequence GTGACCCGGCCGCTGCCGGATATCGAGATCGCGCCGAAGAAAAGCAAATGGCGCGATCTCATGCCGCGGGTGCTCTCCGCGATCGTGATGATCGCGCTCGGCCTCGGCGCGATCCTGTCCGGCCATGCCGCCTTTCGCGGCCTCGTCATCGTCGCGGGGCTCATCGGGCTCTGGGAACTGACGAACATGTACCGCCTGCGCCGCGATGCCTTCGGCTTCGGCGGGAAGGACGCGCTCGCGCTCGGGGGATACGCGCTCATCCTGCTGCTCGGCTGCCTCGGCCTCGTGAAGCTCTCCGCCGAGGGCGGGCGGGCGGTGCTGCTCTATGCCATCGGCCTCGTGGTGGTGACCGACAGCCTCGGCTACCTCGTGGGCAAGGCCGTCGGCGGGCCGAAATTCTGGCCCCGCGTCAGCCCGAAGAAGACCTGGGCCGGCATCCTGGGCGGCTGGGTCGGCGTCGGGCTTCTCGCCTCCTGGGCGCATCGCTTCATGCCGGAGGAATTCGTGCGCTACTGGTTCTTCATCACCGTCTCGGTCGCGCTTTCCTTCGCCTCACAGATGGGCGACATGGTCGAGAGCGCGCTCAAGCGTCGCATGGGCGTGAAGGACAGCTCCAATATCATCCCCGGTCATGGCGGCGTGCTCGACCGGTTCGACGCCCTTCTGGCGCTCGGGGCGCTTTACTATATTCTTGCCATGATCTTCGGCTGA
- the frr gene encoding ribosome recycling factor yields MSDEFELDTDDLSKRMDGALSNLRTEFASLRTGRASASMLEPVQVDAYGQMTPINQVGTVNVPEPRMVTINVWDKGLVGKVEKAIRESGLGINPQLNGTIIMLPIPELNEERRKELTKVAAQYAEHARVAVRNVRRDGMDQIKKAKADGMSEDDQKYWESEVQDLTDAHIRKVDEMLEHKQEEIMQV; encoded by the coding sequence ATGTCCGACGAATTCGAACTCGACACCGACGACCTGTCCAAGCGGATGGACGGCGCGCTTTCCAACCTGCGCACCGAATTCGCCTCGCTCAGGACGGGCCGCGCCTCGGCCTCGATGCTCGAGCCGGTGCAGGTGGACGCCTACGGCCAGATGACGCCGATCAACCAGGTCGGCACCGTGAACGTGCCGGAGCCGCGCATGGTGACGATCAACGTCTGGGACAAGGGCCTCGTCGGCAAGGTGGAAAAGGCGATCCGCGAAAGCGGCCTCGGCATCAATCCGCAGCTCAACGGCACGATCATCATGCTGCCGATCCCCGAACTCAACGAGGAGCGCCGCAAGGAGCTGACGAAGGTGGCCGCGCAATATGCCGAGCACGCCCGCGTCGCCGTGCGCAACGTGCGCCGCGACGGCATGGACCAGATCAAGAAGGCGAAGGCCGACGGCATGTCCGAGGACGACCAGAAATACTGGGAAAGCGAGGTCCAGGATCTTACCGACGCCCATATCCGCAAGGTCGACGAGATGCTCGAGCACAAGCAGGAAGAGATCATGCAGGTGTGA
- the dxr gene encoding 1-deoxy-D-xylulose-5-phosphate reductoisomerase has product MRRISIFGSTGSIGQSTLDLIRRDREAYRVVALTGGRNIARLARDARDLGADVAVTAHEDCLPDLREALAGSGVQAAAGPHALLEAAEREADWIMSAIVGAAGLAPGLHALRHGTTLALANKESLVTAGPLLMSEARSHGTRVLPVDSEHSAVFQALVGEERGEVERVILTASGGPFRDWPRERLGTVTLEQACRHPSWDMGQRITIDSASMFNKALELIETREYFGFTPAQIEVIVHPGSYVHALVGFRDGALMAHLGAPDMRHAIGYALHWPERRALPVERLDLARIGRLRFEAPDETRFPALRLAREVMEIGGLAGAVFNAAKEAALDLFIARQIGFLDMARIVEAVLGEMSAGTGLGREALSLETVLAADREARARAHATPIAAQ; this is encoded by the coding sequence ATGCGGCGCATTTCCATCTTCGGTTCCACCGGCTCCATCGGGCAGTCGACGCTCGACCTGATCCGGCGCGACCGGGAGGCCTATCGCGTCGTCGCGCTCACCGGCGGGCGCAACATCGCCCGTCTCGCCCGCGACGCCCGCGATCTCGGCGCGGACGTGGCGGTGACCGCCCATGAGGATTGCCTTCCCGATCTGAGGGAGGCGCTCGCCGGGTCGGGCGTTCAGGCGGCGGCGGGGCCGCATGCGCTGCTCGAGGCGGCGGAGCGGGAGGCCGACTGGATCATGTCGGCCATCGTCGGCGCGGCCGGGCTCGCGCCGGGGCTGCACGCCCTGCGCCACGGCACGACGCTGGCGCTCGCCAACAAGGAAAGCCTCGTCACCGCCGGCCCGCTCCTCATGAGCGAGGCGCGGAGCCACGGCACCCGCGTCCTGCCGGTCGACAGCGAACATTCCGCCGTGTTCCAGGCCCTCGTCGGCGAGGAGCGCGGCGAGGTCGAACGGGTGATCCTCACCGCCTCCGGCGGACCCTTCCGCGACTGGCCGCGCGAGCGGCTCGGGACCGTGACGCTCGAACAGGCCTGCCGGCATCCGTCCTGGGACATGGGGCAACGGATCACCATCGACAGCGCCTCCATGTTCAACAAGGCGCTCGAACTCATTGAGACACGGGAATATTTCGGCTTCACCCCGGCGCAGATCGAGGTCATCGTCCATCCCGGCTCCTATGTGCATGCGCTCGTCGGCTTCCGCGACGGCGCGCTCATGGCCCATCTCGGGGCGCCCGACATGCGCCACGCGATCGGCTATGCCCTGCACTGGCCGGAGCGGCGTGCGCTGCCGGTGGAACGGCTCGACCTCGCGCGGATCGGCCGGCTGCGCTTCGAGGCGCCCGACGAGACGCGCTTTCCCGCGCTCCGCCTCGCGCGCGAGGTGATGGAGATCGGCGGGCTCGCGGGCGCCGTGTTCAACGCCGCGAAGGAGGCGGCGCTCGACCTGTTCATCGCCCGGCAGATCGGGTTCCTCGACATGGCCCGGATCGTCGAGGCGGTGCTCGGGGAGATGTCCGCGGGCACGGGCCTCGGCCGGGAGGCGCTGAGCCTAGAGACCGTGCTCGCCGCCGACCGCGAGGCGCGGGCACGGGCCCATGCGACCCCGATCGCGGCGCAATAA
- the rseP gene encoding RIP metalloprotease RseP gives MYVTTLLGDLGGLAYTLVSFVIALSIIVTVHEYGHYIVGRWSGIKADVFSLGFGKVLWSRKDRRGTQWQIAALPFGGYVKFAGDANAASAPDPHAVDGLPPEQARHTMPGAPLWARTATVAAGPVFNFVFSFIVFTAFLLASGQVGERLIVDEVAAMPVPVALEPGDEVIAIEGAPVPEMADFFSFVEALPHGAALSYTVLRDGAEVTVEAPHPYPVIVAGISPKSAARDAGLRVGDVITALDGTPVPTFRGLQDHVMSHDGAPMTLTIWRPDGQGGETFETTLEPRRRDLPRPEGGFETRWLIGITGGLLFQPGTEPAGIGEAMAYGVQSVWQIIVTSISGIWHMITGAISTCNLSGPVGIAETASTMASQGTSSFIWFIAMLSTAIGMLNLFPVPVLDGGHLVFYAYEAVRGKPLPDRAVGVMMTAGLAVILFLMLMGLGADLFCR, from the coding sequence ATGTATGTCACCACGCTTCTCGGCGATCTCGGCGGACTGGCCTATACGCTCGTCTCCTTCGTCATCGCGCTCTCGATCATCGTCACCGTGCATGAATACGGCCATTACATCGTCGGGCGCTGGTCCGGGATCAAGGCGGATGTCTTCTCGCTGGGGTTCGGCAAGGTGCTCTGGTCGCGCAAGGACAGGCGCGGCACGCAATGGCAGATCGCAGCGCTGCCCTTCGGCGGCTACGTCAAGTTCGCGGGCGACGCGAATGCCGCCTCCGCCCCCGACCCGCATGCGGTCGACGGATTGCCGCCCGAACAGGCGCGCCACACCATGCCGGGTGCGCCGCTCTGGGCGCGCACCGCGACGGTGGCGGCGGGGCCGGTCTTCAACTTCGTCTTCTCCTTCATCGTCTTCACCGCCTTCCTGCTCGCCTCCGGGCAGGTGGGCGAGCGGCTGATCGTCGACGAGGTCGCCGCGATGCCCGTGCCCGTCGCGCTCGAACCCGGCGACGAGGTGATCGCGATCGAGGGCGCTCCCGTGCCCGAGATGGCGGACTTCTTCAGCTTCGTCGAGGCGCTGCCGCACGGCGCGGCGCTCTCCTATACCGTCTTGCGCGACGGGGCCGAGGTGACGGTCGAGGCGCCGCATCCCTATCCGGTGATCGTCGCGGGGATCTCCCCGAAATCCGCCGCCCGCGACGCGGGGCTGCGGGTCGGCGACGTCATCACCGCGCTCGACGGCACGCCGGTGCCGACCTTCCGCGGGCTCCAGGACCATGTCATGAGCCACGACGGCGCGCCGATGACGCTCACGATCTGGCGGCCGGACGGGCAGGGCGGGGAGACCTTCGAGACCACGCTCGAGCCGCGCCGGCGCGATCTGCCGCGCCCCGAGGGCGGGTTCGAGACCCGCTGGCTCATCGGCATCACCGGCGGGCTGCTGTTCCAGCCGGGCACCGAACCCGCCGGGATCGGCGAAGCCATGGCCTATGGCGTCCAGAGCGTCTGGCAGATCATCGTCACCTCGATCTCCGGCATCTGGCACATGATCACCGGCGCGATCTCCACCTGCAACCTCTCGGGGCCGGTGGGCATCGCGGAGACCGCCTCGACCATGGCCTCCCAGGGCACCTCCTCCTTCATCTGGTTCATCGCCATGCTCTCGACCGCCATCGGGATGCTGAACCTGTTCCCGGTCCCGGTGCTCGACGGCGGCCATCTGGTGTTCTATGCCTATGAGGCGGTGCGCGGCAAACCGCTGCCGGACCGGGCGGTGGGGGTGATGATGACCGCAGGCCTCGCCGTGATCCTCTTTCTCATGCTGATGGGGCTCGGGGCCGATCTCTTCTGCCGCTGA
- a CDS encoding OmpH family outer membrane protein, producing the protein MRTLGRHGGLGRAAVFALAAAALPVQAQEARPERPDPQPHGAAEGQPRPSFPILIFDRARVLSQSEAGQALEARIDEARAALLAENEQIYADLEAEEQRIADERPQMSEQEFRTQAAAFDTRVTETRARQDEKAHEVQELYDNGIAEIEAEMNAVLTAVARDLGAFLVFERQQVYLMSGAIDISEIVIDRLDAGPEDAGPAGDAAPPEDADIPAPTQE; encoded by the coding sequence ATGCGCACACTGGGTCGGCATGGTGGGCTCGGACGGGCGGCGGTCTTCGCGTTGGCGGCCGCCGCGCTGCCCGTGCAGGCCCAGGAGGCCCGGCCGGAGCGGCCCGACCCGCAACCGCACGGCGCGGCGGAGGGCCAGCCGCGGCCGAGCTTTCCGATCCTGATCTTCGACCGTGCCCGCGTGCTGTCGCAAAGCGAGGCGGGGCAGGCGCTCGAGGCGCGGATCGACGAGGCCCGCGCCGCGCTCCTCGCGGAGAACGAACAGATCTACGCGGATCTCGAGGCCGAGGAACAGCGGATCGCCGACGAACGCCCACAGATGAGCGAACAGGAGTTCCGCACCCAGGCCGCCGCCTTCGACACGCGGGTGACGGAGACCCGCGCGCGGCAGGACGAAAAGGCGCATGAGGTTCAGGAACTCTACGACAACGGCATTGCGGAGATCGAGGCGGAGATGAACGCGGTGCTGACCGCGGTCGCGCGCGACCTCGGCGCATTCCTGGTCTTCGAGCGCCAGCAGGTCTATCTCATGTCGGGCGCGATCGACATCTCGGAAATCGTCATCGACCGGCTCGACGCCGGACCGGAGGACGCAGGACCCGCGGGAGACGCGGCCCCTCCGGAAGACGCGGACATCCCGGCCCCGACGCAGGAGTGA
- a CDS encoding LpxI family protein, producing the protein MGRAAIIAGSGTLPRLVAAALEAPVYVTLDGASAPEGATHVSARIEKLGRLFKDLRAQGVTEVTFAGAMVRPKINPVLLDRHALRLAMSLGKGDDALLREVLALFAEQGFTVRGAAELCPDLTLPSGTHWGHAPSPEETADTDRAQAVLDALSPLDVGQGAVCAGGQMLGIETVQGTDALLRFVAQTPERLRRAKGVFVKAPKRGQDLRVDMPTIGPETVAAAIAAGLGGIVIPGGAVIVIERDRVRHQIEEAGMFLSAQ; encoded by the coding sequence ATGGGGCGGGCCGCGATCATCGCCGGAAGCGGCACCCTGCCGCGCCTCGTGGCGGCGGCGCTCGAGGCGCCGGTCTACGTCACCCTCGACGGCGCCTCCGCCCCGGAGGGGGCGACCCATGTCTCCGCGCGGATCGAGAAGCTCGGCCGGCTGTTCAAGGATCTCAGGGCACAGGGCGTGACCGAGGTCACCTTCGCCGGCGCGATGGTGCGGCCGAAGATCAACCCGGTGCTGCTCGACCGCCACGCGCTGCGCCTTGCCATGTCGCTGGGCAAGGGCGACGACGCGCTCCTGCGCGAGGTGCTGGCGCTCTTCGCGGAACAGGGGTTCACGGTGCGCGGCGCGGCGGAACTCTGTCCCGACCTCACCCTGCCGTCGGGCACGCATTGGGGCCATGCCCCCTCGCCGGAGGAGACCGCGGACACCGACCGCGCCCAGGCGGTGCTCGACGCGCTCTCGCCGCTCGACGTCGGACAGGGGGCGGTCTGTGCCGGCGGGCAGATGCTCGGGATCGAGACCGTCCAGGGCACGGATGCGCTGCTGCGCTTCGTCGCGCAGACGCCGGAGCGACTGCGCCGGGCGAAGGGCGTCTTCGTCAAGGCCCCCAAGCGCGGGCAGGACCTGCGCGTGGACATGCCGACCATCGGGCCGGAGACGGTCGCCGCCGCCATCGCGGCGGGGCTCGGCGGGATCGTCATTCCGGGCGGCGCGGTGATCGTGATCGAGCGCGACCGCGTCCGGCACCAGATCGAGGAGGCGGGCATGTTCCTGAGCGCGCAATGA
- the lpxA gene encoding acyl-ACP--UDP-N-acetylglucosamine O-acyltransferase translates to MSIHPSAKIHPSSVIEAGAEIGEGAEIGPFCLVGPQVRLGARVRLKSHVVVTGDTVIGEDTVVFQFASIGEIPQDLKFRGERTRLIIGKRNRIREYVTMNLGTEGGGGVTRVGDDGLFMSSCHVAHDVQIGDRVILVNSVAVAGHCHIGDDVIIGGLSGIHQWVRIGQGAIVGALSMVTADVLPHALVQGPRAELDGLNLVGLKRKGVDREDINQLRAAFQMLKQGEGSFKDRAQRLTEDFDSDYVARMVAFVMGDSDRGFLTPK, encoded by the coding sequence ATGAGCATTCACCCGAGCGCGAAGATCCATCCCTCGAGCGTGATCGAGGCGGGGGCGGAGATCGGCGAAGGCGCCGAGATCGGGCCGTTCTGCCTCGTCGGCCCGCAGGTCAGGCTCGGCGCGCGGGTGCGGCTCAAGTCCCATGTCGTCGTCACCGGCGATACGGTGATCGGCGAGGACACGGTGGTGTTCCAGTTCGCCTCCATCGGGGAAATCCCCCAGGATCTCAAGTTCCGCGGGGAGCGGACACGTCTCATCATCGGCAAGCGCAACCGCATCCGCGAATACGTGACGATGAACCTCGGCACCGAGGGCGGCGGCGGCGTGACGCGCGTCGGGGACGACGGGCTCTTCATGTCCTCCTGCCATGTCGCCCATGATGTGCAGATCGGCGACCGCGTGATCCTCGTGAACTCGGTCGCCGTCGCGGGCCATTGCCATATCGGCGACGACGTGATCATCGGCGGCTTGTCGGGCATCCACCAATGGGTACGGATCGGGCAGGGGGCCATTGTCGGGGCGCTCTCCATGGTGACCGCGGATGTGCTGCCGCATGCGCTCGTGCAGGGACCGCGGGCCGAGCTCGACGGCCTCAACCTCGTGGGGCTGAAACGCAAGGGCGTCGACCGCGAGGACATCAACCAGCTCCGCGCCGCCTTCCAGATGCTCAAGCAGGGAGAGGGGTCCTTCAAGGACCGCGCCCAGCGGCTCACCGAGGATTTCGACAGCGACTATGTCGCGCGGATGGTCGCGTTCGTCATGGGCGACAGCGACCGCGGGTTCCTGACGCCGAAATGA
- the fabZ gene encoding 3-hydroxyacyl-ACP dehydratase FabZ — MTDPLKTADIDLIQRILPHRYPFLLVDRVIDIDAPNGCTGIKNVTFNEPHFTGHFPGMPVMPGVTIVEAMAQTAAVMVGVHMDLADKVFNVFFMSIESCKFRRKVVPGDQLRMHVTVKRGGGKVWKFDGRAEVDGELACEASFTAMMDLSAAKTA; from the coding sequence ATGACAGATCCCCTCAAGACCGCCGATATCGACCTCATCCAGCGTATCCTGCCGCATCGCTACCCGTTCCTGCTCGTCGATCGCGTGATCGACATCGACGCCCCGAACGGCTGTACCGGGATCAAGAACGTGACCTTCAACGAGCCGCATTTCACCGGGCATTTCCCCGGCATGCCGGTCATGCCCGGCGTCACCATCGTCGAGGCGATGGCGCAGACCGCGGCGGTGATGGTGGGCGTTCACATGGATCTCGCCGACAAGGTCTTCAACGTCTTCTTCATGTCGATCGAGAGCTGCAAGTTCCGCCGCAAGGTCGTGCCCGGCGACCAGCTCAGGATGCACGTCACCGTCAAGCGCGGTGGTGGCAAGGTCTGGAAATTCGACGGCCGTGCGGAGGTGGACGGGGAGCTCGCCTGCGAGGCGTCCTTCACCGCGATGATGGACCTGTCGGCGGCAAAGACCGCATAA
- the lpxB gene encoding lipid-A-disaccharide synthase: MSLRVFVIAGEASGDKLGAAAMAGLRTLTGVEFRGVGGTLMEEQGLESRFPMSELSLMGIAEILPKYLHLKRRIREVAEAILDWRPDVVLTIDSPDFCLRVADLVKARADIRFCHYVAPTVWAWRPERAARMAAKVDQVLALFPFEPPYFEAVGLRCDFVGHPAVTDEIADEAAVARFRADHGIGEAPLVLVLPGSRRGEIARLGPIFGDTLGRFAGPRPEARYVLPVAPGLDAAVRAEVAGWPVDPVLVPSADRAGKRAAFRAADLALAASGTVSLELAANGTPMVIAYRMNPLTERIVKRKLLVDTVTLVNLVTETRVVPEFLGADCIPHRIAAALAHELNAGAAQKAALDETMRRLGQGEEPPGVRAARAILDGLS, encoded by the coding sequence ATGAGCCTGAGGGTCTTCGTGATCGCCGGCGAGGCGTCCGGCGACAAGCTCGGTGCCGCCGCGATGGCGGGGCTGCGCACGCTCACCGGGGTCGAGTTTCGCGGCGTGGGCGGCACGCTGATGGAGGAGCAGGGGCTCGAAAGCCGCTTTCCCATGTCCGAGCTGTCGCTCATGGGCATCGCGGAGATCCTGCCGAAATACCTCCACCTGAAGCGCCGGATCCGGGAGGTGGCCGAGGCCATCCTCGACTGGCGCCCCGATGTGGTGCTGACTATCGACAGCCCGGATTTCTGCCTGCGCGTCGCGGATCTGGTGAAGGCGCGCGCCGACATCCGGTTTTGCCACTATGTCGCGCCGACCGTCTGGGCCTGGCGCCCCGAGCGCGCGGCACGGATGGCGGCGAAGGTCGATCAGGTGCTGGCGCTGTTTCCCTTCGAACCGCCCTATTTCGAGGCCGTCGGGCTGAGATGCGATTTCGTCGGTCATCCGGCGGTGACGGACGAGATCGCGGACGAGGCGGCGGTGGCGCGGTTCCGCGCGGATCACGGGATCGGGGAGGCGCCGCTGGTCCTCGTCCTGCCGGGCTCGCGCCGGGGCGAGATCGCCCGGCTCGGACCGATCTTCGGCGACACGCTCGGCCGTTTCGCCGGCCCCCGGCCGGAGGCGCGCTATGTCCTGCCCGTGGCCCCTGGGCTCGACGCGGCGGTGCGCGCGGAGGTCGCGGGCTGGCCGGTCGATCCGGTCCTCGTTCCCTCTGCCGACCGTGCGGGCAAGCGCGCCGCCTTCCGGGCCGCCGATCTCGCGCTGGCGGCCTCGGGCACGGTGTCGCTCGAGCTCGCGGCCAACGGCACGCCGATGGTGATCGCCTACCGGATGAACCCGCTCACCGAACGGATCGTGAAGCGCAAGCTGCTGGTCGACACCGTGACGCTCGTCAATCTCGTGACCGAAACGCGGGTCGTGCCGGAATTTCTCGGGGCAGACTGTATCCCGCACAGGATCGCGGCGGCGCTGGCGCATGAGCTGAACGCGGGCGCGGCGCAGAAGGCCGCGCT
- a CDS encoding isoprenyl transferase, with translation MPDTTADTRIGPRHVAVIMDGNGRWAQARGKPRLFGHHAGAKRVKEIVRACPELGVEYLTIFAFSTENWKRTQTEVSGLMSLFRRYITNEMKGLVAEGVRVRFIGDRHRLDRKLQGLMDELEAATAGNATVHLTIAINYGGRDEVARAVKELACQVAKGEIDPETVDETTLTGYLDTRVLPDPDLVIRTSGEARISNFLLWQSAYAEYEFIDTLWPDFTTEVFAACLGRFASRDRRFGGVRV, from the coding sequence ATGCCCGACACCACGGCGGATACCCGGATCGGACCGAGGCACGTTGCCGTCATCATGGACGGCAACGGGCGGTGGGCCCAGGCACGCGGCAAGCCGCGGCTCTTCGGTCATCATGCCGGAGCCAAGCGCGTGAAGGAGATCGTGCGCGCCTGTCCGGAGCTCGGCGTCGAGTACCTGACGATCTTCGCCTTCTCGACAGAGAACTGGAAACGGACCCAGACCGAGGTCTCCGGCCTCATGTCGCTGTTCCGCCGCTACATCACCAACGAGATGAAGGGGCTGGTGGCCGAGGGCGTGCGCGTCCGCTTCATCGGTGACCGGCACCGGCTCGACCGCAAGTTGCAGGGGCTGATGGACGAGCTCGAGGCGGCGACGGCGGGAAACGCCACGGTCCATCTGACGATCGCGATCAACTACGGCGGCCGCGACGAGGTGGCCCGCGCGGTCAAGGAACTCGCCTGTCAGGTCGCCAAGGGGGAGATCGACCCGGAGACGGTCGACGAGACCACGCTCACCGGCTATCTCGACACCCGCGTGCTGCCCGACCCGGATCTCGTGATCCGCACCTCGGGGGAGGCGCGGATCTCCAACTTCCTGCTCTGGCAGTCCGCCTATGCGGAATATGAATTCATCGACACGCTCTGGCCGGACTTCACGACCGAGGTCTTCGCCGCGTGCCTGGGCCGGTTCGCCAGCCGCGACCGGCGCTTCGGCGGGGTCCGGGTGTGA
- the bamA gene encoding outer membrane protein assembly factor BamA, whose amino-acid sequence MTRGSFRPKQRLTARALALTCSAFAVSTVAYTSFPTPAVAQSYSFSNVTIEGAQRISADTILSYAGIARGQAVSAGELNDAYQAVLGSGLFETVEFVPQGNTLVIRVSEYPVVSRIAIEGNRALSDDVLLPMLTTKVRRVYSPSDVEADAALITEGYETKGQLVATVTPKIIRRDNNRVDVVFEVTEGKGVEVERLSFVGNRSFSDYRLRRVLDTKQAGLLRFIIGRDTYAEERIEFDKRVLTDFYTSRGYVDFEVLNVAAEFSRERNAYFLTFNLREGLKYDFGTMTISSQVPEANVADFQRAINIRAGQTYSPTAVDNVISRMEAIATEKGIDFLRVEPRVTRNPRTQTLDIDFAMVRGPRVFIERIDIEGNATTLDRVVRRQFRVVEGDPFNPREIREAAERIRALGFFSNADVNTRQGSSDEQVVVDVDVTEQPTGSFTFGANFSVSEGANLIASFSEQNFLGRGQRLSFNFTTKLDDGNLSFNFVEPAFLGRNVAFGLAGGLSSSQPSYAEHITRRAYLSPRLTFPVSANGSLTLNYRAELSEVTEDDDYIDNGNVYPDMIQEDIDDGRMMAHSVGYSYSYDTRRSGLNPNAGFLLRFGQDYAGLLGGDVDYVKSSAEVTGEMRVWNEEVTLRATLEGGVIDADGDSRISDRYFNSSQIMRGFEPGGIGPRDSGDDELALGGNYFAVARLEAQFPLGLPEEYGLAGGVFLDYGSVWGLDDTSGIIEDSDDLHWRSVIGASVFWTTPLGPLRFNFTKALEKEDYDEEQNFDLTISTRF is encoded by the coding sequence ATGACGCGTGGCTCCTTTCGCCCGAAACAGCGCCTCACGGCGCGCGCACTTGCCCTGACCTGTTCGGCTTTCGCCGTAAGCACAGTGGCTTACACGAGCTTTCCGACGCCCGCCGTCGCCCAAAGCTATTCCTTCTCCAATGTGACCATCGAGGGCGCGCAGCGCATTTCCGCCGACACGATCCTGTCCTATGCGGGAATCGCGCGCGGACAGGCGGTCTCGGCCGGCGAGCTCAACGACGCCTATCAGGCGGTGCTCGGCTCCGGCCTCTTCGAAACCGTCGAATTCGTGCCGCAGGGCAACACGCTCGTGATCCGGGTCAGCGAATATCCCGTGGTCTCGCGCATCGCGATCGAGGGCAACCGCGCCCTTTCCGACGACGTGCTCCTGCCGATGCTCACGACGAAGGTGCGCCGGGTCTATTCCCCCTCCGATGTCGAGGCCGACGCCGCCCTCATCACCGAGGGCTACGAGACCAAGGGCCAGCTCGTTGCCACCGTCACGCCGAAGATCATCCGCCGCGACAACAACCGCGTGGACGTCGTCTTCGAGGTGACGGAGGGCAAGGGGGTCGAGGTCGAGCGGTTGAGCTTCGTCGGCAACCGCAGCTTTTCCGACTACCGGCTGCGGCGCGTGCTCGACACGAAACAGGCCGGGCTCCTGCGCTTCATCATCGGGCGCGACACCTATGCCGAGGAGCGCATCGAATTCGACAAGCGCGTGCTCACCGATTTCTACACCTCGCGCGGCTATGTCGATTTCGAGGTGCTGAACGTCGCCGCGGAATTCTCCCGCGAACGCAACGCCTATTTCCTGACCTTCAACCTGCGCGAAGGGCTGAAATACGACTTCGGCACGATGACCATCAGCTCCCAGGTTCCCGAGGCGAATGTCGCGGATTTCCAGAGGGCGATCAATATCCGCGCCGGGCAGACCTATTCGCCGACCGCGGTGGACAACGTGATCTCGCGGATGGAAGCCATCGCCACTGAGAAGGGCATCGACTTCCTGCGCGTCGAGCCGCGCGTGACCCGCAACCCGCGCACCCAGACGCTCGACATCGACTTCGCGATGGTGCGCGGCCCGCGCGTCTTCATCGAGCGCATCGACATCGAGGGCAACGCGACGACGCTCGACCGCGTCGTGCGCCGCCAGTTCCGCGTGGTCGAGGGCGATCCCTTCAACCCGCGCGAGATCCGCGAAGCCGCCGAACGCATCCGCGCGCTCGGCTTCTTCTCCAATGCCGACGTGAACACGCGGCAGGGGTCGAGCGACGAACAGGTCGTGGTGGACGTCGACGTCACGGAACAGCCGACGGGCTCCTTCACCTTCGGCGCGAACTTCTCCGTCTCCGAGGGGGCGAACCTGATCGCCTCCTTCAGCGAACAGAACTTCCTCGGCCGCGGCCAGAGGCTGTCGTTCAACTTCACGACCAAGCTCGACGACGGCAACCTCAGCTTCAACTTCGTCGAACCGGCCTTCCTCGGGCGCAACGTCGCCTTCGGCCTCGCCGGCGGGCTGTCCTCCAGCCAGCCGAGCTATGCCGAACACATCACGCGCCGCGCCTATCTCTCGCCGCGCCTGACCTTCCCGGTCTCCGCCAATGGCAGCCTGACGCTGAACTACCGCGCCGAGCTCAGCGAGGTGACCGAGGATGACGACTACATCGACAACGGCAATGTCTATCCGGACATGATCCAGGAAGATATCGACGACGGGCGTATGATGGCCCATTCCGTCGGCTATTCCTACAGCTACGATACGCGCCGCAGCGGGCTCAACCCGAACGCGGGCTTCCTGCTGCGCTTCGGACAGGATTACGCCGGGCTGCTCGGCGGCGATGTCGACTACGTCAAGTCCTCCGCGGAAGTCACCGGCGAGATGAGGGTATGGAACGAGGAGGTGACGCTGCGGGCCACGCTCGAGGGCGGGGTGATCGACGCCGATGGCGACTCGCGCATCTCCGACCGGTATTTCAACAGCTCGCAGATCATGCGTGGTTTCGAGCCGGGCGGCATCGGGCCGCGGGACAGCGGCGACGACGAACTCGCGCTCGGCGGCAATTACTTCGCCGTCGCACGTCTGGAGGCGCAATTCCCGCTCGGCCTGCCCGAGGAATACGGCCTCGCGGGCGGTGTCTTCCTCGACTACGGGTCCGTCTGGGGCCTCGACGACACCTCCGGCATCATCGAGGATTCGGACGACCTGCACTGGCGCTCCGTGATCGGCGCCTCGGTCTTCTGGACCACGCCGCTCGGCCCGCTGCGCTTCAACTTCACGAAGGCGCTCGAGAAGGAAGACTACGACGAGGAGCAGAACTTCGACCTGACGATCTCCACGAGATTCTGA